The Capsicum annuum cultivar UCD-10X-F1 chromosome 3, UCD10Xv1.1, whole genome shotgun sequence genomic sequence TTAGGGGAAATCCCTTGATTCAAGAATCTCCCAAGAATCTTGGGATTGATTCGTTCATTCTAATCTTACTTTTCTCTTATAAATACTGTACAAttctatgaataaaaaatatacttttgcAGTATCGTAACTTACAACTGGTTTGCTAGTTTTTAAGGCCAGACCTAATTTGGTTTACCCAGACTGGCAAAACTAGTTGTTTCTCTATTTAGTTATGTTTGAGAACATAGCTTAGTCCATATAGGTAGTATGTACATAACGCTTTCTGGTTGGAAAATTTTTTTCGTTTGACCTAAACAAAGAAGAGTACAAAGCATTCATTACAAACATATAGATATAATCTCTTTAAGGGGAATGACTTACAATTTAGGAATAAAACTTGAAGTTTGATAAGGGCTTACTGAACCTGAACATTTCATAATGCCCATATTCAGCAGCAGTTTCTATCAAAGAACAAATATTTCTGCATAATATCTGCTGTTATATACATCTATAGCGTGTTTAGCAAAGCTTACTTTTCGTGAAAAgtgcttattttttcaaaaaagtgcTTATTTTTACAAAAGGGGGTGTTTGGCCAAGCTTTTGAGTGAAAATAAGTGGTTTTAGAGTGCAAAAGCTATTTTTCAGAAGCTAAAAAAATAGCTTCATCCTAAAAGCACTTATTTGAAAAGCACTTTtgaaacaaatacacttaaaagaaattttgaaaagctTGGCCAAACACTAATTGTTGCTCAAAAgtgtttttttaaatttattggcCAAACACAAATTGCTTCTCACcgaaaatactttttttaacaAGCACTTTCGAAATAAGTACTTTTCAAAATAAGCTGATTTTAGAAGGTTGGCCAAACATGCTACTAATATATGTTAGCCAAGAATTGTGTAAATCTTAATGGGGATGCatttagtagccgtttggccatgagaatttttcacttttttgcgGAAAATTATTTCACTTAAGTGAAAGTAGTAGTGTTGGCCGtaagaatttcaaatacaatttggaattgtatttggaaaagtgaaaacaagtattCACTTTTTTTCGCTCCTACTTCTcacaaaattccaaaaacaactccaatttatattcatggcgaactccaactccaattccaattctggaaattgtgattttcatggccaaacaggGCCTAACTTGACTCAATagaacaacaatatacccagtgaaatcccagAAGTGGGGTCTGGCTTGGGGTGGGAGTGGGGTGGGGGGGtttagagtgtacgcagacctcaCAGCTACCTCgcggaggtagagaggctgtttccaaaagaccctcggctcaagtgttGCAAATCCAAGTACAAACaagaagaaaacataaaaactaacAAGGGAAGCTATGCAAAGCCTACAAGAAAGGAACAAGAAATGTCTCCTGCAAAAAAATTCTCCTTTTTTTTGTAAGAATGTCTGTTCTATCCTATACTATGAGGCAAAATTGGAAAGAATTGTGTTGTTAAAGGGTTGCTTGACGCGCACTTAAGCCAGAGAAGCTCAGCTGTGCAAGTTAGACGCTTTGCCTATCTTAACCGGTGCGTTAGTGGGGATAGAAAATACATCTTAGCACCTGCCGGTTCTGTTTTAAGGAGGTCAACGCTAAACAAAACATAAAGATGATATGCAAAGAGTTGAGGAAACTTTATTGATGCAAATTAGTTATGAGATGGGAAGATTAGAGTTTTTGTGAAATAAAATTAGTCAGTAATTTGAATAAGAAACTTTTATCTGAACCAGaaatttaaaatgatttttgaatttgattgacATGGTTTAAAATTCTTGGTTCATATAATTATTGATAATCTTTTCTGGTCATTTGCACTTCACTTAAACCTTGTGCTTTTATTGCTCTTGTGGTCCCAATAAATGCTTGGcgtttttctactatttttgcCTTTGATAATACTAGCGAGAACGTCTGTATTGTGAGAAAATTCCATATGTTGATTATTTAAGAAAGAACAATGTTGATTTCTTTGACAACTGGGAACTTCCCCTTTTTTTCTTATATGTCATATTAATTTCATATTTGCATGTGATTTctttgacaaatgggaatttccccTTTTTTTTCCCTTATATGTCATATTAATTTCATATTTGCATGACTATCAATCTGGTTCTGAGATTTGGCATATCTGCAGTTTCATCATTCTGGGCTGTGCTAAGCTTCTTGCTGCTCTTTGCTTACCCTACACCGCAGCTTCCAACTCCAAGTTTTGAGTTCCATACAGCGTTCAATGGTGTGGCACTGGGAATTGTAAGTGCACAACTGTATTTGATTGAGTTTATCCTGTGAAGTTCATATTCTCATTCCAGTTATTTTTGAGACCTTCTACAGTGATTTGCGTTCATTGACCAAAATGCTTCAGTGCGTTTGCCGAAAATTTTTAGTACTGAAAAATGACTGTACAAGGAAAAATGTGGTAATGGTTATCTTGTTGCTTAGCATATGATTGTAAAAATTTTCTTCTCCTAGTTCATACTTCATGTGAATCAGTAATGTTGATATGAAAAAGTTCATATAGCTTTGTTAAGTTACTTCTTCCATGCTGCTTTCTCCTTGATGAGTTAGTAAAGATGGTTTTGGTCTATTTACAAAGTGATCGACTCTGGACAATTTCTTTGAGAATATGGTCTTCTGAGTGTTCAACACAACGTTTTCTTTACTCTTAAGAAAGTTTTTATTGATTGCACTTTGACTTGTATGATTAACATGGTTCTAATGGCACTCACCGAACTCCATTAAAATTGGGTGACTAAAACTGCAACTTAATAATATAAACAAGGCAACTTAGCGCTAAAAATTGTGTGGGTTGCTTTCATCGAGTGAAGTCATTTTCCTGTTGCAACCTTGGTTTTGGTAACCAAAAAATAAGCATGTGCTGTCGTATTCTTGCCTATGCGTGCACAGGTGTCTGATTCCTCCTGCATATTTCATTTGCTTAGCTATTAACTAACCAAAAATGGGAATAAGTAGAATTGTTGGAAAGAGAGAGAGATGCGTCTGCTCTTTTCCTTGTAGGTCCCCAGTCAATCTTAAGCTCTCTCTTTTGCTCAATCGTCGTCCTTTTTTATTCCTACTCCTGCTTAGCTTCCTGTTCAAGACCTCTCTCTCTCTGGGGACGAGGGCTAGTAATCTCGCAGACCTTAGTTTATTGTGGGTTTCAGTGATACGACCAGGATTTCCACTAAGGGGTGTCAAAATATGAATGATTAGATCCAAGAAGAAGCCAATTAGAgtcaatatacaatatatatacagtAGAAAATATTCTCTTACCTAGCTATGCTGTAATTTTCGGACGAACATGTGGCTCCGCAACTGGTGGGTTTCATATGTTTATGATTGAAGGAAAAGCTACTAGGTATTGGTTTTTGCTAGGAGAATTTACATAATGAATTAATGCCTCCTTGAATTTGAGTACTTGGAAAAGCTGAATACTTCCGTCCGGGTGTGCTTTTGTTCTAATTTATTCTAGGTTACTGTCGTAGATTTTCCTTTAAGTTATTATGCATGTCCTTGTGCTCAGGTTCTGTGTTTTGTTTTGGATGTATAGAAGGATGTGATGATCCCTTAAAGATTGGTGTGCTTTCACAGGGTAATTGCAAGTGCCTCTAATTTCATGAAAACAAAATTCTTTTGTCCAGGTAATTGGTGTCCAGCAGACGTATCATCAGTTTCATCATGAGAGTGTACCCCGTGTTTTTACTCCCCATCTTACCGTTCCTGCCTTTTTGGGAAGAATGATAGTAGGATATCCAACAATACTCCTCGTGAGGTTCTGCAGCAAGGCTCTTGCCAAATGGATGCTTCCCATACTTGCCAATGCATTGGGCATCCCAGTGAGATCAAGCAACTACATCCCATCATTAAGTGTTTCAGCTTCCGCCAAAAAGTCAGATGAAATAAAGCAAGAAGGTTATAttcaaaagctattctttttCTCCCGACAGGACTCATTCGAAGTCGATACTGGTATTAGGCTCTTTCAGTACGCTGGTCTTGCTTGGTCAGTGGTGGATCTTGTGCCTTCTCTGTTCTCTCACCTGAGTCTATGATGCTTGGTATTTCATGtataatagaatatatatattgtttgtGTTGATATATAGGAATACGTTCTTAGCCGACCATTTTGAACTCTTGTATGGCAATTTTGAACTTGTGTAATATATTATTACTGATGAAAATGAGATATATTCTGCGGGTTCTGAAGGCAGTACTGGTTACTTTGCGTGTATCATCTTAATGTCTAGTCTCAATTCAAAGAAGATTGTTTGGTAtctgtggtggtggtggtggttggggGGTGGGGGAGATATGGGATAAATAATATTAGCAGCTTATTAACAGCTAGTGTACTATAAGTTGAAAAGAGATGCTGTCGTTTTACTAGGCTGTTTTGCCTTTTCACTCTAAATACTGCTTGTATAGAATCATTGAATTTGTTTGTTCCTGATACATGATGTCAGCCACAAAAAGAAATGGTGTATGCCCACATTGGTGAGTCGTGTGATAGGAGCATAATTCAAGAGTTGATCGGTGGGGTCTAATTTACCCTTCTATCCCACCACGCCATACCTTTTCTTTGAGAGCCATGAGGATTAACTGAGGTAATGATGTTgcttttccatatttatacatcTAGGCTACACGACACATGTAAATACAAGATGAAGAATCCAAAACATTCTCATGGTAGCCTGATCACTTTGATATGATTAGGGGGCGAAAAAAATCGAATTTACCGATAAATTGAATCGATAAAATGTTATTGAGTAATTggtattgggttaacgattttttattggttttataaaaaaaaattattgggtaaacaatttgattttggttttagcttattgggttatcggtcaaattgttggttttagtttattgggttatcgattaagtttattgggttatcggtttaatcGATAGCCCAATAAGGATATATTAAGTCACTGTTTTACTCCTAAGGATATATTAAGTTactgtttgtaacaccccgtacttaattacgtgcattagtcattgttatatgtgttggagtatatgtattgatcctaagttaggtatatatgagtttaagtatgagtattgattattttgagatggtttcaagtgtgtagtttgattataggtgtataggaatcgactttatttataccggaattttcccgtcgatggttccatacgaaggttattgaataagctttccaacgatataaagatttccaaaaacggataagtttcggatataagcgagctcgttcgaaactttaaaacggtggccgggatgtgaacagtaaatgtgcaggaaaactactgaggcctgccagttttttgggtcaactttgaacgatcataactccctaaatataatgaactgggagagctaccacatatcaaaagaaagatctctgagtcttctttccaatgcaattggtttcatccagatccaacatctgagtaaggagttatactcgttttacttcagcctctcaaaacagatttttagggtcaacttcaaacgatcataactacttgtacaggacgaactgggtggcttaatttatatgaaatgaaatacctttgaattatctttctaacgataccaatttcacccaaatccgatatcggagcaaagagttatggccgatttactttagcctatcaaaacagtccaccatggacagattcggatttacttaaatttttaagggcaatatggtcattttccatcacctcttgaacgaaaattggtcattatatacatatacttagcctcatatccattatttatcatccattattgaaaactaagaaaccctagccaaatttcaactccaattatctcgtgattcaaccgtagaaaatccaaattgattccgtagttgtgttcaccgtctcaagggcttcgagaagcaccccttatttgtgccaacaggacttcgaaatcaaaagggccatttttttggtaaggatgtaaattatgttggtgttatttatatggatatgtatatatatatatgcatgtgagcataagaagtatgttatttgattgttgttgaaagatgattggaaatgatgttggattattcttgtgcatggttggattatgttaaattgtgaaggaatttggggtgatgatgtggtattgatgatgtggtattgaaatgatgattatatatatatacacacataaacctattgttcaagttggtttttggaatgttttgcaaatattggtagtatggaattatggaagagaattgtggtgttgggttgctaatactagatgccaaacatttcattgtagataagtgatttgtaaaggcgggaagttgtgttgaattggtatctgaatctacaacgaggtatgtaaagcatactctaacaatgttctttggcatgaaaacaccaatgttccatcaagtaagattccgaggttgtcctaaaacatgtattgttctacgttaccaacgaagttgtttccattctataaagtgtcaaaatgtttcattgatataccaaaaggctcttatttcattgttgtgatattgatgattctgaaacacattgttgatgtaccaatgagtctttattacatcgttattgtatagaaggtctattacttggttcctattgatgtatcattgtttcaaagtatcaaaaatgtggtggcgaccgaaataacaatctcaaagattaattgaactaagtgatgggagttctctcttatcgggtggtatcccaggggcataagcctagcatgggtcgatccctatttcatgtgtttatgggtggtatcccaggggcataagcctagcacgggtcgatcccagttgatatgtactggaggcatcctaatggtcacagtacagtacagtaatgattacaaagacgataagaacgaaggtaaagtgattgaataaatacaatgtacaggttgtcacaagttctagtaagtatggtccactcctattacgacttattcacttgtttctgatttctattaagctcctatatcatatgtgattatttacagctttacatactcagtacatatttcgtactgacgtccctcacgggggacctgcatttcatgctgcaggcacaggtacctcagctcatacaccgcacaagtaggagccaggtcatacagctattgttggtgagctccagtttgcttcggagctttccgagtcggttccttatgttttgttattgtacatgagtcatgtgtgggcNNNNNNNNNNNNNNNNNNNNNNNNNNNNNNNNNNNNNNNNNNNNNNNNNNNNNNNNNNNNNNNNNNNNNNNNNNNNNNNNNNNNNNNNNNNNNNNNNNNNttatatatatatatatatatatatatatatatatatatatttgcgcgtgttgtgctgatacaggtaattagacctttctatatgcaacgaagtgctgtccaattttttggtgacatgtaagtgaaagtacaggtatttgaacgggttctcccgggccttctcggcttcgggtgccagtccggcccgatgggattttggggcgtgacactgTTTTActcctatttatatatatatatatatatatatatatatatatatatatatatatatatgggttttGCTAACATACTACATGAAGGTAGTATGTTGTTAGCATCCTTCCCATTTTTTAATTTACCAAAGTATCCCTGCCATCTCTTTAAAATAGAAATTATTAGGAATTTTTTGGTCTTTCACCTTAATTTCCCTCCAAAACCTATCTTCATCAATCACCCCACCCCCCACCTATCTTCTACAATAATACAATTATTTATAATTCTACATAATTTTAAAGTTATATTAatcataaattaattaattttatttggcTCTCAACTTATCGTTATAGGTGAATTTTaggattttgaatttatgaatatgcGTATAAGATTTGCCTCAAAGCTAGTAGATTCAGACGAAACAAGTAAAATGGTTGTAGCTTTGATTCAACTTGCCACGATCCACTTTACATTATTTGGATTGATGAATAACTATTATTAATTTAGTTTTGTGGAAAATTGTAGGAATTAGTTAAAAGTAATTTCTACTATTAATGATCAAACACTAATAATTCAAAGGAAGTATTATTATTTGAgtgatatttaaataaaatgacaaataaaaaatacatgaagATTCATTTAGTGATGTGGTTGGATGAACATTTTTTTGTTTGCATATCACACGTATCCCATGACTCATTATATTatttcctccgtctcaaattatatgtcgtgttatttttttatacgttacataaaaaattattaattaacagAAAATTTAGATTAGAAATAACTGGTAAAGTATTACTGTCGTGACTAGAAGGTATGAATTTAAGTCATAAAAAtagtctcttgcagaaatgtagTAAGAttgcatataattttttaattgaaaggttttgtaggggggggggggggtaattgaaaaaaagggggggggggggggggggattgaaGAAGATGGGTTTTGGAGGAAAATTGGGAAATTAGggtgaaaaagataaaaaaactcACACTCATCAATAAAGTGATTATTTTAAACTAAGGTCATTTTAGGAAAATGGAAAATGGGGTCATTGCTAACTTACTATCTCCATGTAGTATGTTAGCAAGAccctatatatataatatacactacttattcacaattcactgattcacaaagtattaacctattcaaggcaacaaaaacacaatataaAGCACGAGTATTGTTGTATTGGAAAGTGttgaagtattgagttatttgctgttatttttcttttttagtttagtaattttatttctgaaattcAGTTATCTAAGTtgatatagaataggatttattagtATCCTACTTGAAggtagaataggattttattagtttcctagttagaaatagaataggagtatttttgtctatttatattccCAGATGTGGATGAATAaacaagaagaatattttttatccTCAAACGTTTTCTTCTTCTCTGCGTTTCGTAGAacaaaaattggtatcaagagccaaTTTCTTGAGGGATCTATGAGAGAGAAGACCCCCAAAAATAGCCTTGCGTAAAACTCAATATTGTTATGGCTTCCAACAATTTTTCAATTCCTTCACACCCAATTTTTTCTGGTGAGAATTATCCAATTTGGACTATCAAGATGAGAACATACTTGCGAGCATATGATCTGTGGCAAGTGGTGGAGGTTGGAGGAGAGGTAAATCCTTTGACAGATAATCCAACTATGGCGCAAATTAAGAATCACAAAGAAGAGGCTGCAAAAAACTTTAAAGCTCTCTCTTGCATACAATCAGCACTTTCGAAAGTAATTTTCGCTAGAGTTATGGTGAGTGAGCCTACAAAGGAGGCTTGggaaaagttgaaagaagaatttCACGAAAGTGACAAAATTAggcaaataaaagtgataaatctAATAAGAGAGTTTGAAATTCTCAGAATAAATGATTCAGAAACTACTGAAGAATTCTCCAACAAGTTGATGAAGGTTGTAAACCAAATCAGAATTATGGGAGAAGAGCTTACAGATTCAAGAATCGTGAAAAAGGTTCTTGTCACTACAACATTTTAGTCTTTCGGCCACGCTAAATCTGGACCACACTTGTAAAGTGTGGCTTATACTATTAAAGACCACGTTTTTAAATTGTAGCCTTAGTTTTCAGCTTTTTGCCACGCTAATTTTGATAACGCTTTAAAAGTGTAGTCCTTAATAGTATAGGTCACACTTTACAAGCGTTGATAAATTAGCAACGTTTATTCATATATACAACAACACTTATAAATGTGGTATTAGTATAATTTAAAAGACAATACTTTTAAAATGTGGcctaaaactttttcttaaaatatttcacTATCCTTTAAAATATTTCACTCTCCCTCTAATTTATAATTggcaaaaataattaagaaatgtAAGGATTTACACTTCAGAAATATAATTCTCTCACAAATTCCTTCCGAATATATCTATTTTCTATCTCGCACACAACCCTATGCCCAAATTTCTTTGAATACATCGTATCCACATATAgagttcttgaattcttgaagcttGTTCGGAGTAAGTTCTAGGTGAGTTTGGTTAATTTTCAGGTGGGGGCATTTTGGGATGGGTTTCGTTGTTTTTAATGGGTTTTCGGCGAGTGATTCCATTATTGGAACACTAACAACGACAGTGGGGATGTTGGGTCAGggattttttaagattttcaatgaggggaaggttttgggattttggaGCGGCAATCTGTGATGCCCCGAAAAAATcttccgttaagatctcggacgaaaatgtgttgaatttgttctttattgtgattaataatttttctatatggAATTTATGGATATGCGACCCGTTATCGCGTAGatcatcgaataatctttccaatgatatgtggatcatccaaaacagacactcaagcgatgagttatgatcattccgatataaccatgaatagtggtgaacagtaaatgtgcagaaaaaatactgaggccaacttcaaacaatcataaatccttgtacataatgatctgggtgagctactatatatcaacagaaagctctgaaagtcctctttccaatgaaattagtttcatccaatttatacatcgaagcaaaaagttatggtcgatctacttcaacctatcaaaacagtccaccaaaggacagatttgacattatttaatttttaagggtattttggtcattcaaactccaatccatccgggtaaaccatggatttaagtccattaagagtaTTCAATAGctaatttttctccaaaattttcgAAGGCTTAAAACCCAACCCtgctactccaaatttcatccttctatgtcttttgattgaaccgtagaaatttcaaattgatttggaatttgagttgatcatgttaagggcttcgagaacaccctttattttt encodes the following:
- the LOC107865360 gene encoding uncharacterized protein LOC107865360 produces the protein MASNNFSIPSHPIFSGENYPIWTIKMRTYLRAYDLWQVVEVGGEVNPLTDNPTMAQIKNHKEEAAKNFKALSCIQSALSKVIFARVMVSEPTKEAWEKLKEEFHESDKIRQIKVINLIREFEILRINDSETTEEFSNKLMKVVNQIRIMGEELTDSRIVKKVLVTTTF